A single window of Enterobacteriaceae bacterium ESL0689 DNA harbors:
- the pbpC gene encoding penicillin-binding protein 1C — protein sequence MNTFAVFFKTTWRLLQNIAVAVFLLALLTLACRLWPHPPLSREQPFSTVYYDRQGTLMRITLANDDRYRVWTPLEQVSPLAVRALLLHEDRWFYLNPGFNPVSLMRGFWRSYVTGGKMQGGSTITMQLARMHWHLNTRTPSGKIMQVLRAIQLELSYSKHDILEAYLNYAPYGRNIESIGAASLIYFNKAPKDLTLPEALTLAVLPQSPRYRIDTRTGVLGTALTQARNQLFTRWQAHYATDSSQRSLFRLPLALRQPEQMPYIAPHFIEQLRQQNRQQIQSDKRVDTTLDAGLQRLLERQINAFILRNQSRGIHNAAALLVDTRDMGVRALVGSADYYNRDIQGQVNGTNAKRSPGSALKPFIYALGIEQGVLHPMTILKDVPSAFGAYAPENFDRRFLGPLTATDALNFSRNIPAVYVASQLRQPTFYQFLRLSGIASMASKNHYGLSLVLGGGEVTMQELAKLYALLANRGVLQPLQMQKNEPSSAMPVRLLSEEASFMTLDMLRQHRRPGDTLAQRPSSLPVYWKTGTSWGFRDAWSVGIFGPYVLVVWEGNFDGRGNNALVGAEAAAPLFFNIIDSINASYPALQEPRHAFPKQLKRVDICLASGNLPTAWCQQKGRTWFIPGKSPIKVDTVYRPVILDKLTGEVACPPYEKNTTRTEVFEFWPSDLANVFAQAGLPKRKPPVNHCKDAALDVSGNPPRITSPLKNTVYTLRQSQQGRDKISFSTVTDADSKTVYWFVDDIYLGSSASKAAIDWRPVNRGQYRIRAVDDHGRADSRLIQIELSD from the coding sequence ATGAACACCTTTGCCGTTTTTTTCAAAACCACCTGGCGTCTGCTGCAAAATATCGCGGTGGCGGTATTTTTACTGGCGCTGCTGACGCTGGCGTGTCGCCTGTGGCCACATCCGCCGCTTTCTCGGGAACAACCTTTCTCCACTGTCTATTACGACCGTCAGGGTACGCTGATGCGTATCACCCTGGCGAATGATGATCGTTATCGCGTGTGGACACCGCTGGAGCAGGTTTCGCCGCTGGCTGTCAGGGCGCTGTTGCTGCACGAAGATCGCTGGTTTTACCTCAATCCAGGGTTCAATCCAGTCAGCCTGATGCGCGGGTTCTGGCGCAGCTATGTGACGGGCGGAAAAATGCAGGGCGGATCGACCATTACCATGCAACTGGCGCGGATGCACTGGCACCTGAATACCCGCACGCCATCAGGCAAGATAATGCAGGTTTTACGCGCCATTCAGCTTGAGCTGAGTTATTCTAAACACGATATCCTCGAAGCCTATCTGAACTATGCGCCCTATGGTCGTAACATTGAAAGTATTGGCGCCGCCAGCCTGATCTATTTCAACAAGGCGCCAAAAGATCTGACCTTACCGGAGGCGCTGACACTCGCCGTTTTACCGCAATCCCCCCGCTACCGTATCGACACCCGTACCGGGGTACTGGGCACGGCACTGACCCAGGCACGCAACCAGCTGTTCACCCGCTGGCAGGCGCATTACGCTACTGACAGCAGCCAGCGTTCATTGTTCAGATTACCGCTGGCGCTGCGTCAGCCTGAGCAGATGCCCTATATCGCACCGCACTTTATCGAACAGTTACGCCAGCAAAACCGGCAGCAGATTCAGAGCGATAAGCGTGTGGATACCACTCTGGACGCAGGTTTGCAGCGCTTGCTTGAGCGGCAGATCAATGCGTTCATCCTCCGCAATCAAAGCCGTGGTATCCATAATGCCGCCGCGCTGCTGGTAGATACCCGCGACATGGGGGTGCGGGCGCTGGTGGGATCGGCGGATTATTACAATCGTGACATTCAGGGACAGGTGAACGGTACTAACGCGAAGCGCTCGCCAGGATCGGCGCTCAAACCCTTTATTTACGCGCTGGGAATAGAGCAGGGGGTACTGCATCCGATGACCATTCTGAAAGATGTGCCATCGGCGTTCGGTGCTTATGCGCCGGAAAATTTCGACCGTCGCTTTCTCGGGCCGCTGACGGCGACGGACGCCCTGAACTTCAGCCGGAATATTCCGGCGGTCTATGTCGCGTCACAGCTACGGCAGCCGACCTTCTACCAGTTTCTGCGGCTCTCCGGGATCGCCAGTATGGCCAGCAAAAACCATTACGGCTTGTCGCTGGTATTAGGCGGCGGTGAAGTGACGATGCAGGAGCTGGCAAAACTGTACGCGCTACTGGCGAACCGGGGAGTGCTGCAACCGTTACAGATGCAGAAAAATGAACCCAGTAGCGCAATGCCGGTCAGATTACTCAGTGAGGAGGCCAGCTTTATGACGCTGGATATGTTGCGCCAGCATCGCCGTCCGGGCGATACGCTGGCGCAGCGACCCTCTTCGTTACCGGTGTACTGGAAAACCGGCACCTCATGGGGATTTCGTGACGCCTGGAGTGTGGGGATTTTCGGGCCGTATGTTTTAGTGGTCTGGGAAGGCAATTTTGATGGCAGAGGCAATAATGCCCTGGTCGGTGCCGAAGCCGCCGCACCGCTGTTTTTCAATATCATCGACAGCATCAACGCCAGCTATCCCGCTTTGCAGGAACCCCGACATGCGTTTCCGAAACAACTGAAGCGTGTTGATATCTGCCTCGCCAGCGGCAATTTACCGACAGCGTGGTGCCAGCAGAAGGGGCGGACGTGGTTTATTCCGGGAAAATCACCGATCAAAGTCGATACCGTTTACCGCCCGGTGATACTGGATAAACTGACCGGCGAGGTGGCATGCCCGCCTTATGAAAAAAACACCACCCGCACAGAAGTTTTTGAATTCTGGCCGTCTGATCTGGCTAATGTCTTCGCCCAGGCAGGGTTGCCAAAACGCAAACCACCGGTGAATCATTGTAAAGATGCCGCTCTGGATGTCAGCGGAAATCCTCCGCGCATTACCTCGCCGCTGAAAAATACGGTCTATACCTTACGGCAATCGCAGCAAGGGCGCGATAAAATTTCATTCAGCACCGTAACCGATGCCGACAGCAAAACGGTCTACTGGTTTGTCGATGATATTTACCTCGGCAGTTCGGCCAGCAAAGCGGCGATCGACTGGCGGCCAGTCAACAGAGGACAATATCGCATCCGCGCCGTCGATGATCATGGCCGTGCTGACAGTCGGCTTATCCAGATTGAGCTTTCAGATTAA
- a CDS encoding alpha-2-macroglobulin, protein MDLLRILLHLPFSLIKGIFRVLTFILRLLGRIIRPVIGNIDWRAPGWWQATSGGLMRGFTRMENGVDKHPKAISLTILLLLCATAGGIYGWHMWLNRPQPIEPAPMVYQETRVRVSNPKAINYTAQDITPQQLTLTFSHSAAPLTDVGKVIKKGIALKPEIAGEWKWNSDDKLVFTPKKPLPMGSQYTVSITPEILLAPQIKLTTTDYTFTAPAFEYQFGTAEYYQDPQAPQKRSAIFNVAFNAPVDVASFEKHIALGLREGKAKKEARLKYSVVYDQKKLNAWVHSEPLQALDHGGSVQMRISEGVKASVASNETSRARDISVTIPTLYSLTVNNTSAQVVDADGEKSQRVLIIDFSDAVKDKDIRRAVKAWLLPQHNPNDAHAATGPDDYASWDVDSVENNVLAQSTPLDIVLNEAENDYQRQFSFRFDAPAHRAMLLEIDNVLTSSGGYKMAEKVYRIVKVPNYPRSLQFMSQGSLLSVNGDQQISVAARNVPGMRLDIKRVIPSQLQHIVSFKSHIYPSVEFDRLNDEYFTEHFKYQTAVNNDKPGEVHYQGIDLSHYLSTDPRSHRGIFLLTLSQWDPKKEKSAADDDDDQDDDPRSDEAPARDARFVVVTDLGILARRSQDKTHDLFVQSIHSGTPVSNARVSVIAKNGVTLLTQTTGADGHVRFPALDVYTSERQPVMFLVEKEGDVSFLPVGRYNDRGLDFSRFDIDGDETPTDPRRLNSYLFSDRGVYRPGDTFNIGLITRAADWRMGLADVPVRAEIRDPRDKLMSTIPLKLSASGFNELSYTTDDHSPTGEWNVYLYLIDKNNESSVLLGHTTVNVKEFEPDQLKVKLQLTPERPQGWVKPTELQASIDVQNLFGTPAQDRRVASKLTLRPMYPGFEAFPDYTFYENRQNNDGFETHLEDRTTDEKGSATIPLDLHSYADATYQLQLLSEAFVAGGGRSVSATARVLVSPYDYLIGVKADGDLGYINRDALRQLHIIAVDPTLKQIALSGLKTVLIEQKYISVLTRQDSGVYKYQSKMKEVVLSQQLLALSAQGSDLTLATDKPGDFVLVVEDAQGKVLNRIAYSVVGEANLSRSLDRNAELKLKLNQAEYQPGEEIEVAINAPYTGSGLITIEKEKVYSWQWFHTDTTSSVQTIRVPEAMEGNGYVNVQFVRDVNSSEIFMSPLSYGVMPFKISTKARQNALEVKAPDVIKPGENLAMTVITDGPQQVALFAVDEGILQVARYRLKDPLTYFFRKRELAVESSQILDLILPEFSKLMQLTAAPGGDSGEGLDLNVNPFKRKRDKPVTYWSGITEVNGEKTFYYPVPDYFNGKIRVMAISVTADKIGKAQTAATVRDNFIMTPNVPAMVAPGDEFDVSVGVSNNLEGLNGQRVAIGVHLTVPPQLEVVGQADQNLSLGEKREGVIYFRLRAKAVPGDAPLLFEAKYGDKTSRRTISTSVRPASPFRTQSVMGRMSGSRQNIDNLRQMFDDYAVRKAALSNSPLVLTDGLSQYLTDYPYYCSEQIVSRSIPMILETLHPEMSATQNQAENRKRLKDMLAVLRARQNDSGAIGLWRSSPQTDPFVTPYVVQYLLEARTAGVALPLGMLDDANAALRELAANQRDDLYTLRLRAWAIYLLTRQGEITTGWLASVQDALQKRYPENGKTDLSALYLASSYRMLKMDDEASKLLQPTWQQLSRAYNKGWWTQNYFDPLVQDATRLYLITRHFPEKVSSIPPQVLENMVKSLKEERYTTYSSAMSMLALASYSEQVAAQATTADALKITQIRATKNVEPQLISSVQGLFARARFSAEAKALRMENDNDAPAWYVVTQAGYDRAAPKKAISRGLEITRDYTDEQGNPVTQVTLGQKINVHLKVRANSQQGLDNLAIVDLLPGGFEVVQQAPPEPESDNSDGENEASDSEGSAAWLSPLAASGSTWAVDYSDIREDRVVIYGSATTDVQEFVYQIKATNTGSFIIPPAYGEAMYDREVQALSVSDKKLVVVPADPPTVAKK, encoded by the coding sequence ATGGATTTACTCAGAATATTACTTCATTTGCCTTTTAGCTTGATAAAAGGCATCTTTCGTGTGCTGACTTTTATTCTCAGGCTGCTCGGACGTATCATCAGACCTGTTATCGGCAATATTGACTGGCGGGCGCCGGGTTGGTGGCAGGCCACATCCGGTGGACTGATGCGTGGCTTCACGCGCATGGAAAACGGTGTCGATAAGCATCCGAAAGCGATCAGTCTGACTATTCTGCTACTGCTTTGTGCGACAGCGGGCGGTATTTACGGCTGGCATATGTGGCTAAACCGTCCGCAGCCGATCGAACCGGCACCGATGGTGTATCAGGAAACCCGTGTGCGGGTCAGTAACCCGAAAGCGATCAATTATACCGCGCAGGACATAACACCTCAGCAGCTGACATTGACTTTCAGCCATTCGGCAGCGCCGCTGACTGACGTGGGTAAAGTGATCAAGAAAGGCATTGCGCTGAAACCGGAAATCGCAGGTGAATGGAAATGGAACAGTGATGATAAACTGGTCTTTACGCCCAAAAAGCCGCTGCCAATGGGTAGCCAGTACACAGTGAGTATCACACCGGAAATACTACTCGCGCCGCAAATCAAACTGACCACCACCGATTACACCTTCACCGCGCCCGCTTTCGAGTATCAGTTCGGGACAGCGGAATATTATCAGGACCCACAGGCACCACAAAAACGCAGCGCGATTTTTAACGTCGCCTTTAATGCGCCGGTGGATGTCGCCAGTTTTGAGAAACACATCGCGCTGGGACTGCGTGAAGGAAAAGCCAAAAAAGAAGCCCGGCTCAAGTACTCGGTGGTTTATGATCAGAAAAAACTTAACGCCTGGGTTCATTCCGAACCGCTGCAAGCGCTCGATCACGGTGGTTCGGTACAGATGCGGATCAGCGAAGGGGTGAAGGCGTCGGTCGCGTCGAATGAGACCTCCCGGGCCCGAGACATCAGCGTTACCATCCCCACGCTTTACAGCCTGACCGTCAATAACACCAGCGCACAGGTGGTCGATGCCGATGGGGAAAAAAGTCAGCGGGTGCTGATTATCGACTTCAGCGATGCAGTAAAAGACAAGGATATTCGCCGCGCAGTAAAAGCCTGGTTATTGCCACAACATAATCCGAATGATGCACACGCGGCAACAGGCCCTGACGATTACGCCAGCTGGGATGTCGACAGTGTCGAAAATAACGTACTGGCACAATCGACACCGCTGGATATCGTATTGAACGAAGCCGAAAACGACTATCAACGCCAGTTCAGTTTCCGCTTTGATGCGCCTGCGCACCGCGCGATGCTGCTGGAAATTGACAACGTACTGACCTCATCCGGCGGCTATAAAATGGCGGAAAAAGTCTACCGCATTGTTAAAGTCCCGAACTATCCCCGATCGCTGCAATTTATGTCCCAGGGTTCACTGTTATCGGTTAACGGCGACCAACAGATCAGCGTGGCGGCGCGTAACGTGCCGGGAATGCGTCTGGATATCAAACGGGTGATCCCCAGCCAGCTACAACACATCGTCTCATTTAAAAGTCATATCTATCCGTCGGTAGAGTTTGATCGCCTGAATGATGAGTATTTTACCGAGCATTTCAAATACCAGACGGCGGTGAATAATGATAAACCCGGTGAAGTGCATTATCAGGGCATCGATCTTTCCCATTACCTCTCCACCGATCCCCGTTCGCATCGCGGCATATTCCTGCTGACCTTATCGCAATGGGACCCGAAGAAAGAAAAATCGGCGGCCGATGATGACGATGATCAGGATGACGATCCGCGTAGCGACGAAGCGCCCGCCCGCGATGCCCGCTTTGTGGTGGTCACTGATCTGGGGATACTCGCCCGTCGTTCACAGGATAAAACCCATGACCTGTTTGTGCAGTCAATTCACAGCGGTACGCCGGTCAGTAATGCCAGAGTATCGGTGATTGCGAAAAACGGTGTCACGCTGCTGACACAAACCACCGGTGCTGACGGGCATGTGCGTTTCCCGGCGCTGGATGTGTACACCAGTGAACGACAACCGGTGATGTTCCTGGTCGAAAAAGAGGGTGATGTCTCTTTCCTGCCTGTCGGGCGGTATAATGATCGCGGCCTCGACTTCTCACGCTTCGATATCGATGGTGACGAAACGCCGACTGATCCACGCAGGCTGAACAGTTATCTGTTCTCCGATCGCGGGGTTTATCGTCCAGGTGACACGTTCAATATTGGGCTGATCACGCGCGCCGCTGACTGGCGCATGGGGCTGGCCGATGTCCCGGTGCGTGCTGAAATTCGCGATCCGCGTGACAAACTGATGAGCACTATTCCGCTGAAGCTCAGTGCCAGCGGTTTCAACGAATTGAGCTACACCACTGACGACCATTCGCCGACCGGTGAATGGAACGTGTATCTGTATCTGATCGACAAAAATAATGAGTCCTCGGTATTGCTCGGCCACACGACAGTCAATGTAAAAGAGTTTGAGCCGGATCAGCTGAAAGTCAAACTTCAGCTGACGCCAGAACGTCCGCAGGGCTGGGTAAAACCGACAGAATTGCAGGCCAGTATCGACGTGCAGAATCTGTTTGGTACGCCAGCCCAGGATCGGCGTGTGGCCTCAAAACTGACCTTGCGCCCGATGTATCCGGGCTTCGAAGCATTCCCGGATTATACCTTTTACGAAAATCGCCAGAATAACGACGGTTTCGAAACCCATCTGGAAGATCGTACCACGGACGAGAAAGGCAGCGCGACGATCCCGCTGGATCTGCACTCTTATGCCGATGCGACCTATCAACTGCAACTGTTATCAGAAGCCTTTGTCGCCGGGGGAGGCCGTTCCGTCTCGGCCACCGCACGGGTGCTGGTCTCACCTTATGATTACCTGATTGGCGTCAAAGCGGATGGCGATCTGGGATATATCAATCGTGATGCGCTCCGTCAACTGCACATCATTGCCGTTGACCCGACCCTGAAACAGATAGCGCTCTCCGGACTGAAAACTGTGCTGATCGAACAGAAATACATTTCGGTTCTGACCCGCCAGGATTCCGGGGTGTATAAATATCAGTCGAAAATGAAGGAGGTCGTGCTTTCGCAACAACTGCTTGCGCTCAGCGCTCAAGGTAGCGATCTAACGCTGGCCACCGACAAGCCAGGGGATTTCGTGCTGGTGGTGGAAGATGCGCAGGGCAAGGTGCTTAACCGCATTGCCTACAGTGTCGTCGGCGAAGCCAACCTCAGCCGTTCGCTGGATCGTAACGCCGAACTTAAGCTGAAACTCAATCAGGCAGAATATCAGCCGGGTGAGGAAATCGAAGTGGCGATCAACGCGCCTTATACCGGCAGTGGCTTGATTACCATTGAGAAAGAGAAAGTCTACAGCTGGCAGTGGTTCCATACCGATACCACCAGCTCGGTGCAGACTATCCGTGTGCCTGAAGCAATGGAAGGTAACGGTTACGTCAATGTCCAGTTTGTGCGCGATGTGAACTCCAGTGAAATCTTCATGAGCCCGCTGAGTTACGGCGTGATGCCGTTTAAAATCAGTACCAAAGCGCGGCAAAATGCACTGGAAGTGAAAGCACCGGACGTCATTAAGCCGGGCGAAAACCTGGCGATGACCGTCATCACTGACGGCCCGCAGCAGGTGGCGCTGTTTGCTGTCGATGAAGGTATTTTGCAGGTGGCGCGTTATCGGCTGAAAGATCCGCTGACCTACTTCTTCCGCAAGCGTGAGCTGGCGGTGGAAAGTTCGCAAATCCTCGACCTGATCCTGCCGGAATTCAGCAAGCTGATGCAGCTAACCGCTGCACCTGGAGGGGACAGCGGTGAAGGACTGGATCTGAACGTCAACCCGTTCAAGCGCAAACGCGATAAGCCAGTGACCTACTGGTCGGGAATTACGGAAGTGAACGGCGAGAAGACGTTTTATTATCCGGTGCCGGATTACTTTAACGGTAAAATTCGTGTGATGGCGATTTCTGTCACTGCGGACAAAATCGGTAAAGCACAAACTGCGGCGACGGTGCGTGACAACTTCATCATGACGCCAAACGTCCCCGCGATGGTAGCACCCGGTGATGAGTTTGATGTCAGCGTGGGCGTGAGCAATAACCTTGAAGGGTTGAACGGTCAGCGTGTGGCAATCGGTGTCCATCTGACCGTACCACCCCAGCTGGAGGTGGTCGGTCAGGCGGATCAGAACCTTTCGCTGGGCGAAAAACGGGAAGGGGTGATTTATTTCCGCCTGCGCGCTAAGGCGGTGCCGGGCGATGCGCCGCTGCTCTTTGAGGCGAAATATGGCGATAAAACCAGCCGTCGCACCATCAGTACTTCAGTCCGTCCGGCTTCGCCGTTCCGCACCCAGTCGGTGATGGGACGGATGAGTGGCAGCCGTCAGAATATCGATAACCTGCGGCAGATGTTTGATGACTATGCGGTGCGTAAGGCCGCGCTATCGAACTCACCACTGGTACTGACTGACGGGCTGTCACAATATCTGACCGACTATCCCTATTACTGTTCCGAGCAGATTGTCAGCCGTTCGATTCCGATGATCCTCGAAACCTTACATCCGGAAATGAGCGCGACGCAAAATCAGGCAGAGAACAGGAAGAGACTGAAAGATATGCTGGCGGTTCTGCGTGCCCGCCAGAACGACAGTGGTGCGATTGGGTTGTGGCGTTCGTCGCCGCAAACCGATCCGTTCGTCACCCCTTACGTCGTGCAATATCTGCTGGAAGCCAGAACCGCCGGTGTGGCGTTACCACTGGGGATGCTGGATGATGCTAATGCGGCATTGCGCGAACTGGCAGCGAATCAGCGCGATGATTTGTACACCCTGCGTCTGCGGGCATGGGCGATATATCTGCTGACCCGTCAGGGGGAAATCACCACCGGTTGGCTGGCATCGGTGCAGGATGCGCTGCAAAAACGCTATCCGGAGAACGGGAAAACGGACTTGAGCGCCCTGTATCTGGCCTCGTCTTACCGCATGCTGAAAATGGATGATGAAGCCAGTAAGTTATTGCAGCCCACCTGGCAGCAGCTGAGTCGGGCATATAACAAAGGCTGGTGGACGCAGAATTACTTTGACCCGCTGGTTCAGGATGCGACCCGCTTGTATCTGATAACCCGCCACTTCCCGGAAAAAGTGTCGTCGATTCCGCCGCAGGTGCTGGAAAACATGGTCAAATCGTTAAAAGAGGAGCGTTACACCACCTACTCTTCGGCCATGAGCATGCTGGCGCTGGCAAGTTACTCTGAACAGGTTGCGGCGCAGGCGACAACAGCAGACGCGCTGAAAATCACCCAGATCAGAGCAACGAAAAATGTCGAACCACAGCTGATTTCCAGCGTTCAGGGGCTGTTTGCCCGCGCCCGTTTCAGCGCTGAGGCGAAGGCATTGCGTATGGAAAATGATAACGACGCCCCGGCGTGGTACGTGGTGACGCAGGCGGGGTATGATCGGGCTGCGCCGAAGAAAGCCATCTCCCGCGGGCTGGAAATCACCCGTGATTACACTGATGAGCAGGGCAACCCGGTGACGCAAGTCACGCTGGGGCAGAAAATCAACGTGCACCTGAAAGTCCGCGCTAATTCACAGCAAGGGCTGGATAATCTGGCGATTGTCGATTTACTGCCGGGCGGATTTGAGGTCGTACAGCAAGCGCCACCAGAGCCGGAATCTGACAACAGCGATGGAGAGAATGAAGCGAGTGATAGCGAGGGTTCTGCCGCCTGGTTATCACCGCTGGCAGCATCCGGTTCGACATGGGCGGTGGATTACAGTGATATCCGTGAAGATCGCGTGGTCATTTACGGTAGCGCCACCACTGACGTGCAGGAGTTTGTCTATCAGATCAAAGCGACTAACACCGGTAGTTTCATCATCCCGCCAGCCTATGGCGAAGCGATGTATGACCGTGAGGTTCAGGCGCTGTCGGTCAGTGATAAAAAGCTGGTAGTGGTTCCGGCAGACCCGCCCACTGTTGCTAAAAAATAA